TGGATAAATTCAGCTTTTGGTTTCATGTCTGCCGGCTGAAAATGTTCAAGGCTTTTTTTAAAATATCCCTTTCCATTTCAACATCCCTTAATTTCTTACGGAGCTGTTCAAGTTCAGTATAAGGATTATTTGTTCCTGGCTGGACGGAAGCATTCCTGGTAATCCTGATTTGACTACGCCAATTGTAAAGCATTTGCTTACTAACGCCAAGAGAATCAGCTAATTCGCTAGCGTTCCTCCCGGATTCGAGCAAATGAATGGCATTAAGCTTAAACTCGGTATCGTACCTCCTCCTCCGATTGTTTGTCTTTGATTGATCCATAACACAAATTTAAGTTAGATTTGTGTACCATTTTCTTGGACCACTTCAATTTATAGCCTGCACCCTGGATAGTACAGATCTGTTTTTTAATTAGTTTTTTCATGAATTAAATGTTTAAAATGAATGCCTACTCTGTCTTAGGTTTTCAGCATACCCTGATTGTTATCGTTCTAATGTATGTTCAAATAATACACTAGTTCCATCGGTAGCCAGCCCCATTGATGGAAGTTGTTTGTTGGTTGGTTAATTTTTTCATTGGTTAAAGAATTTAAATTTATTGCCTACTCTTGGATCAGGTTTTCGGCATCGCCTGTTTGTAATCGTACTAATTTAATTTCAAGTAAAATATTAATTCCAGCGAATGCCAGCTCCATTGATAGAAGTCGTTTGTTTGTTGGTTAATTTTTTTCATGGTTATATGAATTTAAAAGTTTATGCTTACTCTTGGATCAGGTTTTCAGCCTCGCCTGTTGTTATGTGGTTAATAATTAATTGAATCTTAAACCTCCACCATTGAGTGAAGCTGTTTGTTTGTTGGTTAATTTTTTCATGGTTATATGAATTTAATAGTTTATGCTTACTCTTGGATTGTGTCTTCCCGCACTCCCTGGTTGTAATCGTTCTAATCCAATTTCAAGTAAAATATTAGTTCCAGCGAAAGCCAGCTCCATTGATAGAAGTCGTTTGTTTGTTGGTTAATTTTTTTCATGGTTATATGAATTTAAAAGTTTATGCTTACTCTTGGATCAGGTTTTCAGCTTCGCCTGTTGTTTATTGATTGCTTTGTGAAAATCAATTGGCTCTGAAGCCAGCTCCATTGATACTTTCTGCCTGGATTTTGTTTATTTTTTTCATTTTGTTTATTTTTATTTGCCTACTCTTGGATCAGGTTTTCGGCATCGCCTGTTTTTTTGACATGACAAAGGTAGGACAGTCCTATCCGGGCCGATATCACATGAAAGTAGGTAATTTCGGATTTGGATTTAAAGATTCTCGCCGTCCAGGATTTGGCGATAGTGTTTTTTGACTTTGTTAAAGAAGTACTCTAAAAGCGTTTTTTCCTCAATAATAATGACTGCATTTCCTGTTAATCCCGGCTGTAGAAGTCCGGCCAGACGACCCGGATCGACAATATCAATGCGTAGATTGTAGTCACCTTTTTCGTCCGCGCTGTAACTAAAGGAGCGAAGATTACCTTGCATCGCACCATACTCATAAAATGGGAATGAAAATACTTTTAAGTGGCAAGCCTGGTTTTCTTCCAGCTTTCCAGCTAATGAGGGCGGACATTTGGCAAATGCATAAAATGCTTGTTGTTTGTTGCTAATTTTTAAGGCCGTTACTCCTTCAGGTATTTCCTTTTCTCCCTCAAAGAGAAAATGGATCATACCTTGAATGGGACTTTTGAGGACAATGGCTCCCTCCTCAATGTTAAAATCACCATAGCTGTCTTTGATCTTATTCCAGGCGAGTATTTTCTGATGGACCAGTGCCATGGAATCTTCTACAAATTCGGCAGTTGTTTTTTGCAAACGGCTTTGGGTCATTTCGTTTTCAAGGGTCAATCTCTCGATCAAGTTGACCAAGCGAACATTTTCTTTTTCAAACTTTAAATCTTCCTGATTCAAGGAACTTTTGATTTGCGCGAGCTTGGTTTCTTGTTCGATAGAGTCAAATTTAGAACCAATGGATTGTGAGCGAAGATTTCTGGTAGCACTCAACTTGTCTTGTGTTTCTCTTAGTTCGGCTTCCAGTTTTATTTTTTGTTCCCTCCAATGGGTTTTATCCAATTCCAGCTGATGCTTGTAATCAGCTATCAGATTTTGGTTTTGGCGGATATGGGTCATAAGCATGTCTCGTTGACTCATTTCAGCTTTTCTCCCAGAACTGTTTAGGTTTTCCAGCGCGTGTTCGGTTTCTGCATAGCGATTGATGAGTTGTGCGATCTCGGGCGATGTTATGCGAATTAATGGTGAACCTACCTGCACTGAATCTGAATTCTTTATGTATTCGTGCAATAGATAAACAGCATGTGGAAACTTATAGACTTCTTCTTTGATGTTATTCTTAAGACTAAAGGGTAACTCGATTTGGTCGGGGAAACGGACAAAACCCGCCACCACAAAAATCACAACAAACAAAACAATCGCAAGATACAATAAGCGCTTCATTAATCGCGCCCTCAGATCTCTGACCGGCACGTCTGCTTCCCAGTACAAACGCTGGTATTGTTGTGGCTCCAATTGATCTGTCTCTTTCATACTCAATAATCTACGTAGGTTCTCATAAATCCCTGATAGAGACCGCCATCCAGCTTCATTAGATGATCGTGATTGCCTTCTTCTACAATTTGTCCACCGTCAATGACCAAGATCCGGTCTGCATTGCGAAGGGTCTGCATCCTGTGGGCGATGCTGATGATGGTTTTGTCTTTAAAATGGGATTTGATATTGGCCATGATCTTTTGTTCGGATTCAACATCCAGCATACTGCTCGCTTCATCCAGGATGATAAGCTCAGGATTGGAGAGAAATAATCTGGCAAATCCAATCTTCAGTCTTTGTCCTCCGGAAAGATTGGCCCCAAAATCACCTATCTTATAATTGTAACCTAAGTATTGGGAAGAAACAAAATCGTGCAGATCTGCTAACTTTGCCGCTCTGATGATGTCATCCATGCTTGCATCCAGATTGCCATATAAGATGTTTTCTTTGATTGTTCCGTTGAATACATAGATCTCCTGTGGAAAGAGAAATACTTTTTTCCTCAAAGCTTCTGGATTGATGCGCTTCATGTCCGTTTGTCCAAAATGGATGCTGCCTTCGTAATCCGGATAGAGATTGAGAAATAATTTTACCAGAGTGGTTTTGCCAGATCCATTCCGACCTGCAATTCCAATATGCTCTCCCTGTCTTATGTCAAAATTTAACTGGTTAAGGACATAATGTTTCCTGGCTTTTGGAATATTTAAAATTGACATTTTTACTTGTACCGGAAAGCAATTGAAATCGTTTTGCTGTTCAAGTATGGAGGAATATTCAGTTTCCTGAAGGAGCACATCATTCAAACGACTGATGCCCACCGACAATTCGGTCAGATTGTACCAGATCATTGAGAGGTTGTTGAGCGAGTTGAGCACAATCACAAAAATAGCGGTGATCGCTAGGTATTGTCCAATGGTGATTTCATTGGAAAAACACATCCAGGCCCCCACCCAAAACACGCCTACCTGACTGACATAATAAATACTTCGCTGGACCGAATGGAGGACTGCGCTTTGCTGCTCGGATTCCATGACAACGTTGAGTGTTCTTTTGTATTTATTTTTCCATTGCCAAAATTTGAAATTTTCAATCGCAAGTAATTTAACACTGAGCATTCCAAGCAATGTGTCTAAAAAGTCTCCAAGCGTTTCAAGATTTCTGTAGAAAACTTTATAAGCGAGTGCTCTGATTTTTGGTGTGTACCAAATGGTCATTCCTGCATAAAGGAGGACAAAAACCAAGGCCAGAAAACCGAGTTTTAGATTATATATTAAGAGAATGGGAATATACAACAAAACAAACATCAGATCCACGACACATTCTATGACTGATGGGTTGACCAGTTGCCTGATGGTAATATTTTCCTGAAACCTCGCCATAAAATCCTCGCGCTTGTTGTTGTCGTAGAATTTTTGGCGGAGAGAAATAAAATGTTTGAAAAACCGACTAAAAATTCAAGTTCGAAATGCACTCTTGCATGGACCAACAGAATATTTCTGGCGTACAGCAAGATCACCTGGGTGGCGAACACTGCAAATAGTCCAAACAAAATAACCATCAACAGTTTTTTGTTTTGATTGACCAGGACATAATCTACAATGGTCTGTGTGAAAAAGGGGATGGCAAGACCAAGGGCCTGCAACAGGGCTGAAGCCAATAGGATTTGGACCAGAACTCCCTTTAGAGACTTGAATACAGGAGCATAAAATTTTCCATACAGGGATTTTTGTTTTGTGCGGTGCTCGTGTACAGCTTCCTCCAGATCTTTGTTTTTAAAAATAGAAGGGGAAGGAGTCAGTGCCAGAACAATGCCATTCCATTTCTTTTCAAAATCCTCGCGACTCAGCCGGTCTTTTCCATAGGCCGGATCTGCGATCCAAACTTCTTTTTCAGTGACCTTGTACACCACGATAAAATGCATGCCGCTGTAATGTGCAATGCAGGGAAGAGGAATTTCTTGAAAGTTCTTGTATTCCATTTCATAACAGTCTGCTTGAAAACCAAACTGTTCGGCAGCTTCTGCCAAAGCATATAAATTGACACCAGAGGTATTGACTTCCGTGATTTTCGTCAGCAAAGACTGAATGTTGTAATACCCGTAATATTTGAATATCATAGCCAGACAGGTAGGGCCACATTCCATCATACCAGTCTGCTGAATAAAGGGAAATGATTTACTTTTTGGCATTGACGACTTGACTTTAAGATAAAATGAGGATTTTTTCCTTCAGACAAAGAAATAAGTAATCTCTGATATCTTCAAATTTTAGTTGTTTCGAAGCCAGTATCTCAGAAGTGGATTGAATTCCATCCACAGAAAAAATAAATGACCGCCAACTCATCTCGTCGGCTTGCAGCTCATACACCAGACTTTCATCTTTCTGGATAAATTCACGACCCGTGCCTTTTTCAATAACGATGCTGCAGGACTCCTGGAATTTCAAAATTTTATCCAATAATTCTTGCTCTGAAATGATTTCAAAGGCCTTAACCAATTGACTCTTTATAGTTTCATTAAAATGTGGCACAAACTGTATCTCTGGCTCAATATCTATTTCGTACTGAATGGAGGACTCATTTTGTAAATGCAATTTTTCAAGAAGGCCAAGGTTGATCACATTGAGCAAGTATTGCCAGGCTTTGTGGTCCGGTGTATTGTACAGGCGTTCCAATTCTCGAACCAAAGCTTTTTTGTCAATGACCTCATGGTCCTGATCGAGTGGACCCAATGCTTCTTCGAGCAGGTCCAGTTTTTTGGGATGAATCAGTCTTCTGTGTTCTTCAAATCGGTGGTCGTAGATTCCGGTGTCAGCTGGTGCTTTTGATTTGTTGAGAATATATTCCGGAAGATAGCGCTTGGACGGAATTCTGAGGATTTGTTTATCAAAAAATAATTCAGGGTGAAACTGCTCAGGAACTCCGGCTATCATACTTACAAAGCGATGATCCAGAAATGGAAATCTCGTGCTGTGTTGGTGCATGCTGGCAGCTCGAATTTCATCCCATAAGAGCACAAAATGATTCTGGTGAATATTGCTTTTTAAATAAAACAGAAATGGATTGGCCTCCAGGCCCTGGCCTGAAAAGTCCTGGATAAATTCTTTGGTGAGATAATTTCTGGATCCCCATAAAGCAATCAGTTTTTCAGGTAAATGATGCCGCAATTCAATTTCCTGAATGCGGCGGCTCATGTTCTTCCAGTTTTCACCGGGATCTTCCACATCGTTGACAATCCAGCGTGCCAATCCACCGTTGAGTTGATCACTTCCCGTACCCGTCAGCACGTAGGGAATATCTGGCCGATGCCTTCGTATGGCATCGTGCAAAAGTGTTTTGCACATCGAATCATTGTGGTTGATGGGAGACTCAGCATGCCAAATCCTCTTTTTCCAGTACTCTGGATCTCCTTCCAATCGATGCATTGGTATGGCAAACTGAATATTTTCAAATCCATTTTCTATGGCATGCCTGTGACAAATGTCCGAAGTCTCTTCGAGAAGGGTGGTCCTTGTGATCACTGAAAAGGTATCCAGTTTTTTCGATCGCGCCGCGATCGCACACAATATGGATGAATCCAGACCACCGCTCAAGAAGGAATAAGCCTTATCATGATCCTGAATGCGAATTCGCACAGCATCTTCCAAAAGATCCATGTACTCATCCATCACCTGCTGGGCATTGCGATAATCCGGTGATTTGATATTCTTATAGGGGTTCCAGTAAATTTTCTGGGAAAGATCTCCTGAGTGTAAACCGATGTCAATGAAACTCCCTTCTTTTAGTAAAAAAACTTTTCGAAACCAAGCGCTGTAATTGACTTCTCCGTCGAGTACTTCAAAAGGCAAGGGTCGTCTCAAAGATTGATGCCAGTCAATTTCTTTTGGACAAAGAGGGTGTTGCAACAAAAGTTTTAGCTCTGAGGCAAACAAGACAAATCCGGATCCGCAATGGTAAAAAACCTGTTGAATCGCCATTTGATCTGTGGCCAAATATATTTTGTCTTTGCTTTGATTGTAATAGCAAATCATAAATTTGCCATTCAGTTTGGACAAAGCTTGTTGTAAATTGGAAGTTTCAATTTGCTGTAGGAGATCTGACAATTGATCCTCCA
This window of the Saprospiraceae bacterium genome carries:
- a CDS encoding transposase, coding for MDQSKTNNRRRRYDTEFKLNAIHLLESGRNASELADSLGVSKQMLYNWRSQIRITRNASVQPGTNNPYTELEQLRKKLRDVEMERDILKKALNIFSRQT
- a CDS encoding ATP-binding cassette domain-containing protein — protein: MARFQENITIRQLVNPSVIECVVDLMFVLLYIPILLIYNLKLGFLALVFVLLYAGMTIWYTPKIRALAYKVFYRNLETLGDFLDTLLGMLSVKLLAIENFKFWQWKNKYKRTLNVVMESEQQSAVLHSVQRSIYYVSQVGVFWVGAWMCFSNEITIGQYLAITAIFVIVLNSLNNLSMIWYNLTELSVGISRLNDVLLQETEYSSILEQQNDFNCFPVQVKMSILNIPKARKHYVLNQLNFDIRQGEHIGIAGRNGSGKTTLVKLFLNLYPDYEGSIHFGQTDMKRINPEALRKKVFLFPQEIYVFNGTIKENILYGNLDASMDDIIRAAKLADLHDFVSSQYLGYNYKIGDFGANLSGGQRLKIGFARLFLSNPELIILDEASSMLDVESEQKIMANIKSHFKDKTIISIAHRMQTLRNADRILVIDGGQIVEEGNHDHLMKLDGGLYQGFMRTYVDY